A window of the Vibrio pomeroyi genome harbors these coding sequences:
- the rpoC gene encoding DNA-directed RNA polymerase subunit beta' translates to MKDLLNFLKAQHKTEEFDAIKIGLSSPDMIRSWSFGEVKKPETINYRTFKPERDGLFCARIFGPVKDYECLCGKYKRLKHRGVICEKCGVEVTQTKVRRDRMGHIELASPVAHIWFLKSLPSRIGLLMDIPLRDIERVLYFEMYVVTEPGMTDLEKSQMLTEEEYLDRLEEWGDEFTAKMGAEAIKDLLATMDLHQEVEEMREELETTNSETKRKKVTKRLKLVEAFIQSGNDPQWMILTVLPVLPPDLRPLVPLDGGRFATSDLNDLYRRVINRNNRLKRLLELAAPDIIVRNEKRMLQESVDALLDNGRRGRAITGSNKRPLKSLADMIKGKQGRFRQNLLGKRVDYSGRSVITVGPYLRLHQCGLPKKMALELFKPFIYSKLETRGMATTIKAAKKMVEREEAIVWDILDEVIREHPVLLNRAPTLHRLGIQAFEPVLIEGKAIQLHPLVCAAYNADFDGDQMAVHVPLTLEAQLEARTLMMSTNNILSPASGDPIIVPSQDVVLGLYYMTREKINVKGEGMYLAGPEEAEKAYRTKTAELHARVKVRITETVVDEDGNSTTETKMVDTTVGRAMLWQIVPAGLPYSIVNQKLGKKQISTLLNEAYRKLGLKDTVVFADQIMYAGFAYAALSGVSVGIDDMVVPQAKYDEIESAEEEVREIQEQFQSGLVTAGERYNKVIDIWASTNDRVAKAMMDNLSSETVINRDGEEEQQESFNSIYMMADSGARGSAAQIRQLAGMRGLMARPDGSIIETPITANFKEGLNVLQYFISTHGARKGLADTALKTANSGYLTRRLVDVAQDVVVHEHDCGTHEGIDMMPHIEGGDVKVALSELALGRVVAEDVLKPGTEDVLIPRNTLIDEKWCQIMEDNSVDSMKVRSVVTCDADFGCCAQCYGRDLARGHLVNQGEAVGVIAAQSIGEPGTQLTMRTFHIGGAASTAAAENSIQAKTTGTVKLHNAKFVINKDKKLVITSRASEMTIIDEFGRTKEKHKLPYGSVLSKADNDAVEAGEVVANWEAHTMPIITEVAGRIQFVDMIDGVTVSRQTDDLTGLSSSEVTDAAARPAAGKDMRPAIKLVDEQGNDVMIPGTEMPAHYFLPGKAIVNIEDGAEVGIGDTLSRIPQKSSGNKDITGGLPRVADLFEARKPKEPAILAEHTGTVSFGKETKGKRRLVITREGGDAYEEMIPKHRQLNVFEGEKIERGDVIADGPETPHDILRLRGIHAVTQYIANEVQEVYRLQGVKINDKHIETIVRQMLRKCTITHSGDSQFLPGEQVEYHNVKIANRKLEAEGKELVRFERDLLGITKASLATESFISAASFQETTRVLTEAAVSGKRDDLRGLKENVIVGRLIPAGTGFAYHQERQAKREEEQEGPSAEQATDNLAALLNAGFSSEE, encoded by the coding sequence GTGAAAGACTTATTAAACTTTCTAAAAGCACAGCATAAGACCGAAGAATTTGATGCAATCAAAATCGGTCTATCTTCACCAGACATGATCCGTTCATGGTCTTTTGGTGAAGTTAAGAAACCGGAAACAATTAACTATCGTACGTTCAAACCTGAACGTGATGGTCTGTTCTGTGCGCGTATTTTTGGTCCAGTTAAAGACTACGAATGTCTTTGTGGTAAATACAAGCGCCTGAAGCACCGTGGTGTTATCTGTGAGAAGTGTGGCGTTGAAGTTACACAGACTAAAGTTCGTCGTGACCGTATGGGCCACATCGAGCTAGCTTCTCCAGTTGCTCACATCTGGTTCCTAAAATCACTGCCGTCTCGTATCGGTCTACTAATGGATATCCCTCTACGTGATATCGAACGTGTTCTTTACTTCGAAATGTACGTAGTAACTGAACCAGGTATGACTGATCTAGAAAAATCTCAGATGCTTACTGAAGAAGAGTATCTGGATCGTCTAGAAGAGTGGGGTGACGAATTCACTGCTAAGATGGGTGCTGAAGCGATCAAAGATCTGCTTGCAACAATGGACCTTCATCAAGAAGTGGAAGAAATGCGCGAAGAGTTGGAAACAACTAACTCTGAAACTAAGCGTAAAAAAGTTACTAAGCGTTTGAAGCTAGTTGAAGCGTTCATCCAATCGGGCAACGACCCACAATGGATGATCCTGACTGTACTTCCAGTGCTACCGCCAGATCTACGTCCTCTAGTTCCACTAGATGGCGGTCGTTTTGCGACTTCTGATCTGAACGACCTTTACCGTCGTGTTATTAACCGTAACAACCGTTTGAAGCGTCTTCTAGAGCTAGCTGCTCCGGACATCATCGTACGTAACGAAAAGCGTATGCTGCAAGAGTCTGTTGATGCACTTCTAGATAACGGTCGTCGCGGTCGTGCGATTACAGGTTCGAACAAGCGTCCTCTGAAATCTCTTGCTGATATGATCAAGGGTAAACAAGGTCGTTTCCGTCAAAACCTTCTAGGTAAACGTGTAGACTACTCTGGCCGTTCTGTAATCACAGTAGGTCCATACCTTCGTCTACATCAGTGTGGTCTTCCTAAGAAGATGGCACTTGAGCTATTTAAGCCGTTCATCTACAGCAAGCTAGAAACTCGTGGCATGGCTACGACAATCAAAGCTGCTAAGAAGATGGTAGAGCGCGAAGAAGCTATCGTTTGGGATATCCTAGACGAAGTTATCCGTGAACACCCAGTACTGCTTAACCGTGCACCTACACTTCACCGTCTAGGTATCCAAGCGTTTGAACCAGTACTAATCGAAGGTAAAGCGATTCAGCTTCACCCACTAGTGTGTGCGGCATACAACGCCGACTTCGATGGTGACCAAATGGCGGTACACGTGCCTCTAACTCTAGAAGCACAGCTTGAAGCACGTACACTGATGATGTCGACGAACAACATTCTGTCGCCAGCGTCAGGTGATCCGATCATCGTACCTTCTCAGGACGTTGTATTGGGTCTTTACTACATGACTCGTGAAAAGATCAACGTGAAAGGCGAAGGTATGTACCTTGCTGGCCCTGAAGAGGCTGAGAAGGCATACCGTACTAAGACTGCTGAGCTACACGCTCGCGTTAAAGTTCGTATCACTGAGACCGTAGTAGACGAAGATGGTAACAGCACTACTGAAACGAAGATGGTTGATACAACTGTCGGCCGTGCAATGCTATGGCAAATCGTTCCAGCTGGCCTACCGTACAGCATCGTTAACCAGAAGTTAGGTAAGAAGCAAATTTCTACCCTTCTTAACGAAGCGTACCGTAAGCTTGGTCTTAAGGACACAGTAGTATTCGCTGACCAAATCATGTACGCAGGTTTTGCATACGCGGCACTTTCTGGTGTTTCTGTAGGTATCGACGATATGGTTGTACCTCAAGCGAAATACGATGAAATTGAATCTGCTGAAGAAGAAGTTCGTGAAATCCAAGAGCAATTCCAATCTGGTCTTGTTACTGCGGGTGAGCGTTACAACAAAGTTATCGATATCTGGGCATCTACGAATGACCGCGTTGCGAAAGCAATGATGGATAACCTATCTTCTGAAACAGTTATCAACCGTGACGGTGAAGAAGAACAGCAAGAATCGTTCAACAGCATCTACATGATGGCCGACTCGGGCGCACGTGGTTCTGCAGCTCAGATTCGTCAGCTAGCGGGTATGCGTGGTCTGATGGCGCGTCCAGATGGTTCAATCATCGAAACGCCGATCACAGCGAACTTTAAAGAAGGTCTAAACGTCCTTCAGTACTTTATCTCAACGCACGGTGCTCGTAAGGGTCTTGCGGATACAGCACTGAAAACAGCAAACTCGGGTTACCTAACTCGTCGTCTAGTAGACGTTGCTCAAGACGTTGTAGTTCACGAACATGACTGTGGCACGCACGAAGGTATCGACATGATGCCTCACATCGAAGGTGGTGACGTTAAAGTTGCACTTTCTGAGCTTGCTCTAGGTCGTGTAGTAGCTGAAGACGTTCTTAAGCCTGGTACTGAAGATGTACTGATTCCACGTAATACTCTGATTGATGAGAAGTGGTGTCAAATCATGGAAGACAACTCAGTAGATAGCATGAAAGTGCGCTCTGTTGTTACCTGTGATGCAGACTTCGGTTGTTGTGCACAGTGTTACGGTCGTGACCTAGCACGTGGTCACCTAGTGAACCAAGGTGAAGCAGTTGGTGTTATCGCTGCACAATCTATCGGTGAACCGGGTACACAGCTAACGATGCGTACGTTCCACATCGGTGGTGCGGCATCTACTGCAGCAGCAGAGAACAGCATCCAAGCTAAGACAACTGGTACTGTGAAACTTCACAACGCTAAGTTCGTAATCAACAAAGACAAGAAGCTAGTTATCACTTCTCGTGCATCTGAGATGACGATTATTGATGAGTTCGGTCGTACTAAAGAGAAGCACAAACTTCCTTACGGTTCTGTACTGAGCAAAGCGGACAACGACGCAGTGGAAGCTGGTGAAGTTGTAGCTAACTGGGAAGCGCACACTATGCCAATCATCACTGAAGTGGCAGGTCGCATCCAGTTCGTTGATATGATCGATGGCGTAACTGTTTCTCGTCAAACGGATGATCTAACTGGTCTTTCTTCTTCTGAAGTTACAGATGCAGCAGCTCGTCCAGCAGCAGGTAAAGATATGCGTCCAGCTATCAAACTTGTTGACGAGCAAGGTAACGATGTAATGATCCCTGGTACTGAAATGCCAGCTCATTACTTCCTACCTGGTAAAGCGATTGTAAACATTGAAGATGGCGCTGAAGTTGGCATTGGTGACACACTATCTCGTATCCCTCAAAAATCGAGCGGAAACAAAGATATCACCGGTGGTCTACCACGCGTAGCTGACCTATTCGAAGCTCGTAAGCCTAAAGAGCCTGCGATCCTTGCTGAGCACACAGGTACTGTGTCTTTCGGTAAAGAAACGAAAGGTAAGCGTCGTCTAGTAATCACTCGTGAAGGCGGTGACGCTTACGAAGAGATGATTCCTAAGCATCGTCAATTGAACGTGTTCGAAGGTGAGAAGATTGAACGTGGTGATGTAATCGCCGACGGTCCTGAAACTCCACACGATATCCTGCGTCTACGTGGTATCCACGCAGTAACTCAGTACATCGCGAACGAAGTTCAAGAAGTTTACCGCTTACAAGGCGTTAAGATTAACGATAAGCACATTGAGACTATCGTTCGTCAAATGCTACGTAAGTGTACAATCACTCATTCTGGTGACTCTCAGTTCCTACCTGGCGAACAAGTTGAGTACCACAATGTTAAGATTGCTAACCGTAAGCTAGAAGCTGAAGGTAAAGAACTAGTACGTTTCGAACGTGATCTACTAGGTATTACTAAAGCATCTCTTGCAACTGAGTCATTCATCTCAGCTGCATCGTTCCAAGAAACGACTCGCGTACTAACAGAAGCTGCGGTTTCTGGTAAGCGTGATGACCTTCGCGGTCTGAAAGAGAACGTAATTGTTGGTCGTCTGATTCCAGCTGGTACTGGTTTCGCATACCACCAAGAGCGTCAAGCTAAGCGTGAAGAAGAGCAAGAAGGTCCTTCAGCTGAACAAGCTACTGACAATCTAGCAGCACTTCTAAATGCTGGTTTCTCTTCAGAAGAGTAA